Proteins from a genomic interval of Syntrophorhabdaceae bacterium:
- a CDS encoding universal stress protein, whose product MNSIYSMYDIYKSILFCTDFSANADFALDFAIEVAKRRKDSTLYILHINPYPEYTNGVSGRAKKEQEMNKKIEETYLNRLKEVPHYEIIFKMASSPYLEILDFINEKKCDIVILGRHGETGWAKTIVGSTAEKVMRKAMCPILIIPERFKEIVTKLG is encoded by the coding sequence ATGAATAGTATCTACAGTATGTACGATATCTATAAAAGTATCCTCTTTTGTACAGATTTTTCCGCCAATGCAGATTTTGCCCTGGATTTCGCTATTGAAGTGGCGAAACGAAGAAAGGATTCTACCCTCTATATCCTGCACATAAACCCCTATCCTGAATACACAAACGGAGTTTCAGGAAGGGCAAAAAAAGAACAGGAGATGAACAAAAAGATTGAGGAAACCTATCTGAATAGATTAAAAGAAGTTCCCCACTATGAAATTATATTTAAAATGGCTAGTTCCCCCTATCTGGAAATTTTGGATTTTATTAATGAGAAAAAATGCGACATAGTTATCCTCGGTCGACACGGAGAAACAGGCTGGGCAAAAACAATTGTTGGAAGCACAGCGGAAAAGGTTATGAGAAAGGCAATGTGCCCGATCCTCATTATTCCTGAGCGATTCAAGGAAATTGTTACCAAGCTGGGATAA
- a CDS encoding TRAP transporter large permease subunit, which produces MEWQFLLLIIGSILFITLLSGLPVFVAFLIVDAVGILLFMGGLAGIDALVRSMFDSIGVFTLCPVVLFTIMGEAIFRSGMASRALDVLERMMVRLPGRLSVVAVSAGAIFATLSGSALGACAMLGSLLVPDMERRGYSKSLSMGPIMAGGMLAVIIPPSTLAVILGAQGGISVGKLLLAGFIPGFILAGLYLSYIIISCVRNPSLAPMGEVITSQSSLGKDFLIYVVPLAAIVLSVLGSIFTGVATPTEASALGALTSFILAACYRKLTMQMIIKSATGALAISTMILMIVGGSVAFSQLLSFTGIVRGIVELVTNLSVPPIVIVAIMQALLIIMGCFLDQIAMIMIAVPIFMPITAALGFDPIWMGLLMLVSISLGLLTPPFGLLLFIMKGNAPKGTTMMDVYRSSLPYLFITFIGLALFILFPSIVTWLPQYM; this is translated from the coding sequence ATGGAATGGCAATTTCTGCTGCTGATCATCGGGAGTATATTATTTATTACCCTCTTGTCCGGGCTCCCCGTATTCGTTGCCTTCTTAATCGTCGATGCCGTGGGCATCCTGCTTTTTATGGGTGGTCTGGCAGGTATCGATGCACTGGTCAGGAGCATGTTTGATTCGATCGGCGTATTCACGTTATGCCCTGTCGTTTTGTTCACCATCATGGGGGAGGCCATCTTCCGTTCAGGAATGGCCAGCCGTGCCCTTGATGTTTTAGAGAGGATGATGGTCCGTCTCCCCGGGAGGTTGAGTGTCGTTGCCGTCAGTGCAGGCGCCATCTTTGCAACGCTCAGCGGTTCGGCCCTGGGAGCCTGTGCCATGCTCGGCTCCCTGTTGGTACCCGATATGGAGAGGCGGGGCTATTCCAAGTCGCTCTCCATGGGGCCCATCATGGCGGGCGGCATGCTCGCCGTCATCATCCCGCCCAGCACCCTTGCCGTTATCCTTGGCGCTCAGGGAGGCATATCGGTGGGAAAGCTCCTGCTCGCCGGTTTTATCCCCGGATTCATTCTGGCCGGGCTTTATCTCTCTTATATCATTATTTCCTGTGTGCGCAATCCGTCCCTGGCTCCCATGGGGGAGGTGATAACCTCCCAATCGAGCCTCGGCAAAGACTTCCTGATCTATGTAGTACCATTGGCGGCGATTGTGCTTTCTGTTCTCGGGAGTATTTTTACCGGTGTAGCAACTCCAACAGAGGCATCTGCCCTGGGTGCACTCACCAGTTTTATCCTGGCAGCCTGTTATAGAAAATTGACCATGCAGATGATAATTAAATCTGCTACCGGCGCCCTTGCTATCTCCACAATGATCCTTATGATTGTCGGTGGTTCCGTTGCCTTCAGCCAGCTCTTGAGTTTCACGGGCATTGTAAGGGGCATTGTTGAATTAGTCACCAATTTATCCGTTCCCCCTATTGTCATTGTTGCCATTATGCAGGCCCTTTTGATCATCATGGGATGCTTCCTCGACCAGATCGCCATGATCATGATCGCTGTTCCCATATTCATGCCTATCACTGCCGCCCTGGGTTTTGATCCCATATGGATGGGACTATTGATGCTCGTCAGTATCTCCCTGGGCCTTCTCACCCCTCCCTTTGGGCTGCTTCTTTTTATTATGAAGGGCAATGCCCCGAAGGGGACAACCATGATGGATGTTTATCGTTCATCTCTGCCATATCTCTTTATAACCTTTATAGGATTAGCCCTGTTCATTCTCTTCCCCAGCATTGTGACCTGGCTCCCTCAATACATGTGA
- the dctP gene encoding TRAP transporter substrate-binding protein DctP produces MKNRSSVFLVAVLVALIVFGMGNLVNAAPKAEELKIWSAWPEKADPSTPGLQLLISMINEKGKAVNLKARYVGGPEVFNPFEGAASLQKGVVDIEYTAGAYTTGVVPIYVPLIKALGATGVNTAGGEVYTALERGTVDGFWWGGREIRTWGWQEVCKYIWGPPFWTVDVYVMMNKKKWDSLDPAQRDVLTKAMMEYEHMTYDAQIKGQADITKDLLAKGMKEIKFSPADEKWYINMAYTEGWKAALQKSPRVKELQALEK; encoded by the coding sequence ATGAAAAACAGATCTTCAGTATTTCTAGTCGCAGTATTGGTTGCTTTAATCGTATTTGGTATGGGAAATCTCGTAAACGCAGCCCCCAAAGCAGAAGAGCTGAAAATATGGTCGGCCTGGCCCGAAAAAGCAGACCCCTCCACACCGGGTTTGCAGTTACTGATCTCCATGATCAACGAAAAAGGGAAAGCCGTAAATCTGAAAGCACGGTATGTCGGCGGCCCCGAGGTCTTCAATCCTTTTGAGGGAGCCGCTTCGCTCCAGAAAGGTGTCGTTGACATTGAGTACACTGCCGGGGCATATACCACGGGCGTTGTTCCCATCTATGTACCTTTGATCAAAGCCCTGGGCGCCACGGGAGTCAACACGGCGGGCGGTGAGGTTTATACGGCACTCGAAAGAGGTACCGTTGACGGCTTCTGGTGGGGAGGCCGCGAGATCAGAACCTGGGGTTGGCAGGAAGTCTGCAAGTATATCTGGGGTCCTCCCTTCTGGACAGTGGATGTATACGTGATGATGAACAAGAAGAAATGGGATTCCCTTGATCCTGCTCAGCGTGATGTCCTGACAAAAGCCATGATGGAATATGAGCATATGACCTATGATGCCCAGATCAAGGGGCAGGCCGATATTACAAAAGATTTATTGGCCAAGGGCATGAAAGAGATCAAGTTCTCCCCGGCCGATGAAAAGTGGTATATCAACATGGCCTACACGGAGGGCTGGAAGGCTGCGCTGCAGAAATCTCCGAGAGTAAAGGAACTGCAGGCGTTAGAAAAATAA
- a CDS encoding TRAP transporter small permease subunit: MKLVISGLVHVYNFVRDGLAVIGGFLVVAMVIYVSLSVLIRFTPFVVGWALEVAEYSLIVLTFFSAGWLLKNRGHTRIDVILDLIKDHRTRSIVEGILYIITASISLFLLILSGVVTWENYASGMLQVKVYTFPKWMLCAIIPVGFFFLFVESVKLSYSYFREANKK, translated from the coding sequence ATGAAACTAGTAATCTCGGGTTTGGTACATGTCTATAATTTTGTTCGTGACGGTCTGGCTGTCATAGGCGGATTTCTGGTTGTAGCAATGGTCATCTACGTTTCGTTATCGGTCTTGATCAGGTTCACACCTTTTGTAGTTGGGTGGGCCTTAGAGGTGGCAGAATACAGCCTCATCGTCCTCACCTTCTTCAGCGCAGGGTGGCTCTTGAAGAATCGGGGGCATACAAGGATTGACGTCATCTTAGATTTGATAAAAGATCACCGGACCAGGTCCATTGTCGAAGGGATTCTCTACATAATCACAGCATCCATTAGCTTGTTCCTGTTGATCCTCAGTGGTGTCGTTACCTGGGAAAATTATGCGTCGGGGATGCTTCAGGTGAAGGTCTACACATTCCCCAAATGGATGCTCTGCGCCATCATCCCTGTTGGTTTTTTCTTTCTTTTCGTTGAATCTGTAAAGCTGTCCTACAGCTACTTTAGAGAGGCAAACAAGAAATAG